GGGCGATCGTCATTTTGTTCTTGCAACGGAATCTAGAACGCCCAAGTCTGAATGAAATTACGGAACCGAACGATGCTCGTGCAGCTTTGGCACTATTAGCCCTATTTTTAATGATTGCAACCTTAATTCCCCTATCGCCGGCGTTGGCAGGTAGTTTGGGAATAGGCGGGTAAAGGAAGTCAGACGTAGAGACGTAGCCCTTTGGCACACCGAGGTGCTACGTCTCTAAAGACAGGATTGCTAAAATTAACCCATCTGATTGCGGAAAACGTAGCGTTGTTCGGGAACTGAGAAGCCAGCTTCTCCAAAGGTTTCGCGAATGAGTTTGTTAGTATCGAAGTAGACTTGCCAGTAATCTTTGTTGTTGCAGTAGGGACGCACGGCTAAAACTGGCCCTGCGAGATTAAATTCGAGAATCTCGACATCAGGGGCGGGACTAGTTATAACATTAGGAATGGCTTGTAAGCGTTCTTTGAGTAATTTAATAGCTGCTTTGTGATCGGTGTCATGACTCAATTGAGCAACCAATTCCACCCGTCGATAGGCGTTGTGGGAGAAGTTTTGGATGTTATCTGCAAAAATTTTGTTATTCCCAACATAGGTAACAATGTTGTCAGGAGTGTTGATTTGAGTCACAAATAACCCGATTTCTTCAACTGTACCCGTTACTCCACCAGCACAAATAAAGTCTCCCACCTTGAAGGGACGTAAGAAAATTAGGAAAGCACCAGCCGCAAAGTTAGCTAATAAGCCACTCCAAGCCGCACCAATAGCGATACCAGCACCAGCTAGTAATGCCGCAAAGGAAGCAGTTTCAATGCCCAAATAGCCCAAAATGGCAACGACCAGGACAATAGTGAGTAGAACTCTCAGGGTGGATCTGGTATAGGCAATTAAGGTAGGATCGACCTGGCGACCTTTGAGAGTCCGAGACATTAAGCCGAGGGCAAAGTTAATTAACCAACGACCAACTACAAAAAAGGCGATCGCACCTAGAATCTTCAATCCTGCCTCAGTTAGCAGCGTGACAAGATTTTGCGGGACTGTTAGTTGCGCTAGCTGAAACGTCAGAAGTTGGGAAAGCATAATCTCCATAAGCTTTTGATTTTTTACTTAAGTAAGCTGATTATTTACAGAAGTGGAATATTTTGGTTTTGGTAGGATATTCACACACAACATCAAAATTTGTCAATGATTGCTTGAGGGAAGAAGGAAGAAGGAAGAGGGAAGAGGGAAGAAGCGTAAAATACTTTTGTCAGAGATTCTCATGCATCAAGAAACTGGTTCAAAAACCATTTGAGGAATTAGGATTAATTCTGCATCTAATTTGGTTAATTGAGAAATTCCTAGAAAGCTGCCATCTTCAGCTTCAATTTTGGTAATGAGTGGGACTTCAGAGGATTTAGACAATTGCGATTCATTCAAGATTGTAGCAGCAAGAATTTTCTGTCCTTGACACCATCTTTTGGCTTCTGGGAAAGGTAAGGTAATTACTTGTAAATGTTGCAAAGCTGTAGCGGGAGAAATTGGGGTAAATATTCCTGTGCTTAACTGAGTTTCTAACTGTTCAAAAGTAAGGCTGTCTGCAAGTTGAAAACCACAACTTTGGGTGCGAGTCAAAGCTGCGAGAGTTCCTCCTGTATGGAGAAGAGTTCCCAAATCACGGGCGATCGCTCTAATATAAGTTCCAGAACCGCAAGCTATAGCTAGATCTACTTCTGGAAAATCTCCATTGCGCCAGTCTAAAACCTCGATTCCATAAACTTCCACTTCCCTAACTGGAACTTCTACCTCAGTTCCCGATCTAGCTAAATCGTACAATCGCTGACCTTTAACTTGAATCGCACTGTATTTAGGCGGTATTTGGGATATTTTACCTTCAAATTGTTGTAAAACGGTTTTGACACTCTCTAAACTTAAGCTATCTACAGCCTGGGAAGTGATAACTTCTCCCTGTAAATCATCTGTAGTCGTCGTCACCCCGAAACGAATGGTGGCTTGATAAGCTTTATCTGAGGGCAGATATTGCAATAGGCGGGTAGCTTTCCCAATGGCTATGGGTAAAACCCCTACAGCAGCAGGATCTAAAGTCCCTCCGTGTCCGATCTTTTTCAGGCGTAAGAGTCGTCGCACCTTCGCCACACAATCATGAGACGTGAAGCCAAATGGTTTATTGAGATTTAGAAATCCTGCCACGACTTTTTAAGTAATAAGTAATAAGTCAAGAATATAGCGGTTCTGGTTTTGATGCACTACTCATGGGCGGGCAAGATGCCCACCCCACAAGAGTTTCAAAAAAGTTATCTGCACCTCACTCAATTGAGAACTGCTATATTACCTAAACCTGAATTATTTGTAGCAGTATTTTAACCAATTGGTATGAGAAAGCTGTGTAGTCGAGATCGGACAAGAAAAAACCTTGACAATTAAGCCAAGGTTTCGCAAAAAAGTTCAACGTTGATGAGAGATGGAAAAACTCAAGCTTTTAGCTAATTACTGAAGAAAGTACCACTAGAAGACCAACAAATAGAGTTGCGATCGCTCCTTGAGCTAAATAATTACGCTGTTGTTCGGGTGAAGGGTAAGTAGCGTAGTAGGCTTTTGGCTCTTTGGCGTAGTTGTTGAGTTGACCTTCTTGGTTGACCGTAGTGTACATGGTGTGTTTCCTGGTTAGTTGCCTTATGTAAATTAATGTAACAATAATTTTACGAATTGTAAAGATAGATTGACAAATTATTTAAAATAGTATCTATAAGATAAGCTTATCTTGAGTCCTGATGCTGCATTACCAATTCCCCAAGTCCAGAAAATAAGGTAATATGACTTTTTCTCCTAAAAGCGGCGTGAGAGCATGGGGACATTGCAAGGGCGAGATTTACTCAGTCTGGCAGATTTAAGCACAGCAGAAATTCGAGAATTATTGCACCTGGCAGCCGAAATGAAAGCTGGTAAAGTCAATTACAGGTGCGATCGCGTTCTTGGGTTATTGTTCTATAAAGCTTCGACTCGGACTCGCGTTAGCTTTTCAGTAGCGATGTACCAATTAGGCGGTCAAGTGATAGACTTGAACGTTGATAGCACTCAAGTCAGTCGTGGGGAACCTTTAGCAGATACCGCCAGGGTTTTAGATAGATATCTAGATGTGTTGGCGATTAGAACCTTCGATCACCAAGATTTGCAAACTTTTGCGGATTATGCAGCAATCCCGATTATTAATGCTTTGACAGATTTGGAACATCCCTGTCAGATATTGGCAGATTTATTAACTATTCAAGAAGCTTTCGGCGATGTTTCGGGTTTAACCTTAACTTATTTGGGAGACGGTAATAACGTCGCTCATTCTCTACTATTAGGTTGCGCTTTGATGGGGATGAATATCAATGTGGCGACTCCCAAGGGTTATCAACCAGATGCCAAGATTGTCGCACAAGCTAAAGCTATTGCAGGCGATCGCACCCAAGTTATCATCACAGATGACCCGAAAATGGCTGTGAAAGATGCAGCCGTATTATACACAGATGTTTGGGCAAGTATGGGTCAAGAAAACCTAGCTGATGCCAGAATCCCCATATTTCAACCCTATCAAATCAATGATGAATTACTAGAATTGGCTAATACTGAGGCGATCGTTTTGCACTGTTTACCAGCGCACCGAGAAGAGGAAATTACAGATAGTGTGATGGAAGGGAAACAGTCGCGAGTTTGGGATCAAGCTGAAAACCGAATGCACGCTCAAAAGGCTTTATTAGCTAGTCTTTTGGGAAGCACTTAAAAGTTAAAGTTTCAATGTGAAACTAATCAAAGATCTAAGATCCCAAATCGCAAATTAGCTTCAAAAGAGTGAATTCAAAGATGGGATTTTAACTTCTGTCTGGACAAAAAAACATTGATAAATTTCATTTTTAGCGTAATTCTTAGGTAAACTCCACCGTATAATTTCTCATCTGGATGTGTGAGCAAACTACCGCAAAGCTATCAAAAGTAGAGACGTAGCACTGCTAGGTCTCTACTGGAAATATTACGTAGTCCTCTTTAGAGGACTTAGGCTATGAGACAGGGGTTTGGAACCCCTGGCTTGTGATTCGGCTTTTAGATCGCGAAGCGAAACTGACTTCTGACTTCATTTAACCGTCGTTGTAGGTCTTCCCAACTAGTATTTTCCAGACTTGGTAAGACTAGATGAGCGTGACCTAAACGTTCATGAGGCCCGACTCCTAAAGCCCACATATTGGCAGCTAGAGCCGCTTCTACTCCAGCGCCAGCGTCTTCTACGACCAAGCACTTTTCGGGTTCAAGGTGCAGCAAATTAGCGGCATGGAGAAAGAGATCTGGGGCTGGTTTGGGACGAGAGACACTGTAACCATCAGCGATCGCTTCAATAAACTCGGCAATCCCTAGTTTTTCCAGTACCATTCTCGCATTTTTGCTAGAAGAACCAATCCCAATTTTAATCTGGTGCGATCGCAGTTGCTCTAGTAGAGATCTGACTCCTGGTAACAAATTATCTGGCGAGATCCCCTCAATTAGTTTCAGGTAATAGCCATTTTTGCGTTCCATCATTTCCTCAAACTCGACTGCTGGAACTTGGCGATCGCCCAAAATGTGCAGCAAAGATTCCCGTCTGGGTAAACCGCGCATCCCTTCATTAATTTGGCTATCGAAGGGGATATTCATTTCGTCGGCTAATTGTTTCCAACCAAGATAGTGAAAATCAGCCGTATCGGTGAGTACCCCATCTAAGTCGAAGATTACACCTTGAATTTCCGGCATAGTTGATGGTTGTGTGTTTTGAGGACGCAGATCGAACTCATACCATTGCTCTTGCCATTGTAGGCGAAATTTCAATCGTGTCCAGCCCGGAGGCAGTTGTGGCTGAGTGGTAAAACCATTTGGTGTCAGGCGTACTCCAGCAAACCCAAACACTATAGCTTGCCAAACTCCTCCAGCACAAGCACCATGAATTCCTTCGGCTGTATTTCCTCGGAGATTGTCTAAATCTACCAAAGCTGCTTGCATAAAGTCTTCATAAGCGGCTTGGGGTTGTTGCATCTGAGAGGCTAAGATGGAGTGAATTGCCGGAGCTAGGGAAGAACCATAAGAGCGATCGGTGCGTTGGTGGTAGTAATCCCAGTTTGTGGCTAAAGTCCTTTCTCTAGAGCAAGCACTACCATCATCTTCATAATGATCTCCTAACAGATACAGCAGCATCAAGACATCTGGCTGTTTCAGAATTTGCCGTTGATTAGTTTCGCTAATCCCCAAAATTGCCTGCATTGACTCGCTGCGGGGTTCGTAATCTGTCAGATTCACATCTTCCAGGTTCAAAAACCCATCAAATTGTTCGATCAGACAAGTTTCTTGGTCTTGCTTCACTTCAATTTTTTGGACAATCTCGACCCACTTGGACAGTCTTGTGTCTGTTAGGTTGATTTTACGAGCTAATTGGGCAGCAAAAGCTGAATCTCGCTGTTCTAACCAGGACCATAGCTGTAATGCTCTTTCTAAGTGCCACCGCACCATACCATTAGTAAAAGCATTATTATCGACGTGTTCGTGATTTTCATCAGGACCAATCACGTCAGAAATTTCATAGCAGAGGCGATCGCGATTCCACTCTACCCGACTAGCCCAAAATATTGCCGTATCGAGGATAATTTCAGCCCCATAATCTTGCAACCAGGCATCATCACCTGTAACCTGCCAATATTTCCAGACTCCATAAGCTACATCGGTGTTGATATGCAATTCAATATCTCGACACCAAATGCGGATCATTTCTCCAGTTTTATCAGGAACCCAACGAGGTGTGACTTCATCGCCTGTACCAGCGCTTTCCCACGCAAACAAAGCGCCTTCATATCCACCCTCTTGAGCCTTGCGTCTAGCACCTGGTAAGGTACGATAGCGATACATCAGTAAGTTACGGGCTAACTCTGGCTGAGTATAGATGAAAAAGGGCAAAATGAAAATCTCAGTGTCCCAAAATACATGACCTCGATAACCAAAACCTGATAGAGTTTTAGCGGGAATACTGACTGTATCGTCATGTCTAGGTGCAGCAATCAGCAACTGAAACAGGTTATATCTTACTGCTAGCTGAGCTTTGAGATCTCCTTCAATTAGGACATCGCTATTTTCCCAAATCTGCCGCCAAGTAGCCATTTGGGGAGCGAGCAAGGTCATATAACTAGGTAAATCTTGTAATTTATCCCAAGCACTCTGTTTTGGATCGTCTACCTCACGGGAAGTAAAAACAGTTACCAGTTTTTCTAAGTTAACTGTTTGTCCTGGATGGATAAAAAACTGGGTAGTTAAGCTAGGACATCCTGGATTATGTTGAGCCAAGATTTCGGCTTCTGCATCCGCTACCACTAGTTTAGCTGCCATTGCCAATTGGATCTCAGATTTAGAGGTACGAGCTTCTAACCAAATCCCCAGTTCTTGATCGTTGAGGTTTGAATCTCCTTGTTTAAGATCTTCCCAGTGATTTAAACCTTGATTATCGACTTCAGAGTCAATTTGGGCTTCAAATTCGACTGTAGCAGCAAAATCTACCGATTTAATTTGACATCTTTGAGCAAGAACATGGCGATCGCTAATACTAGCAAATCGTTCAAATCGTAACTCTACGGTATGACCTCGAGGACTGCGCCAAGTAACTTCTCGCAAGAGAACCCCAGAGCGTAAATCCAGCCGTCTTTCGTAGTGTAAGATGTCCCCGCGATCTGCTTGCAGCAGCGCTTCGCTATCGCACCTGAAAGTTTCACCATCGATCTTAATCTTCCAAGACAACCAATTGGGACAATTCACCAGTTCTGTATAGACTACTGGAACATCATCATAGACACCGTGAATCAAAGTCACTGGATGCTGTGATGGGTAACCTTCTTCTAAAGCTCCACGAGTCCCTAAATAACCATTGCCAATGGTAAATAGAGCTTCTTGTGCTTGCTTGTAATCTAGCTTACTTTCAACTACCGTCCAACCCAGAGCTTCCATCAATTAACTGCGCTCCTTCAAAAAATATCGAGATTTATGAGGATAATTTGGAGTGCGAGAGCTTCAGACTTGTGTCCATAGCAATTTTCATTGGTGTTAAGTGCAAAGTTTAGGGGATTGGAGACTTGAGTAATTTTTCCGTCAACAATCAATACCTAACACAGAACCGCTATAACTTGCTTAAATCAATGGAAGTCAAAAAATAACCTGTGCTTTTAGATTGTTCTCATTTGACACAGGTCGATAGTTTTTTTTGACAGTAAGACACAAAATAGCTTCTCTCTTTAGATAGAATTCACCCTAAATACTAAAGATTTACAGCAATAAATTAAAACCACACAAAATAATAAATAAGTTAATAATATTCATTAAAACTTTAATTTCTCCTGCCAAGTTTAAATCGATTGTGTGAAAATCTTGATATTAAAGCTCAAAAAACTAGCAAATGAAGCTAATTAATTTCTCTATTGGGCATAAAAACCCCAAGATTTGGTTAATTAGTCATTTATCACGATTCCTTGCCCTCAATTTTTCACTAAAGAGACGATGAAAGATAACTATGACTCAAGGTGGATTTTTCGGCGCGAAAGGTTGACAATAGAAAAACCCAACCTTGGGAAATTTTCGATTGAATCAATTTGAAAAATCAATTTTCCCTAACTTCCCACCTTAGATCTTAAGTGCCTAAAGTTCCTGTATGCAAATCGAAAACCTTAAGCCTGCTATAACTGAAGATGTGAGGCTGTATGCTCCTTTTTGTCCCCAAGCATTTAGAGATAGCGTTTTACCCCAAGCATTGACTCTTTACAATGGGGGATTTTTAGAAGGAGAAAGATATATAGAAGGTGGTCAAGGTATTCCTTTTGTAGCTACTTGGCAACCATCGAAGCTACCTCTAGATTTAACTCGTTGTCGCTTGCAATTTGATGGTAATCCTGAATTAAGTTACGAAGTGACCATGCAAAATTCTGAATTGGTGAAGGAGTTGATTGATGTGATTAACAACTACCAACGTACCAAGCACATCGATTTCCCGCAGTCCTTTTACAAAAAACTGTTACGAGTTACCGAACAGACCCAAGTGTAAAATCAACTTATCTGCCAAAATCTACCGCCGTTGATTTGAGCGATCTAGAAAAAGTAAATTATTATGCTAGCTCCTAGGTCAAAATAGATTGAGTTGTTATCTTGCCATAGAAAGAGAGGAGTTAGGGAATGACCAGCGCTGTCCGCAACTTGCTAATTGGTTCTACAGAAGCATATAGCGGCAAGTCAGCAGCAATTTTAGGGATTGCCTATCAGTTGCAGCAAACTAAATTAGATATAGCTTATGGCAAACACTTAGGGACTTCCTTGGCTAGTAACCGAACAGCAGGGAGAGAAGAAGATCTAGATTTCATTGCTGAGGAATTGCAATTGAGTGGCGATCGCATCCACTCACCGTTATTATTTCTCGACGAACAGACAATTCACAATCGACTTCAGGGGCAAGATCCAACCGATTATCCACAAAAACTCCGAGAATCTGTCGCCAAACAATCTGGAGAGCTAATCTTATGGGAAGGACCAGGAACCATTGCTGAAGGGAAACTATTCGATTTGTCTTTGGTACAAACTGCTCAGGTTCTAGATGCTAGCGTATTTTTAGTCGCCAGGTTCCACTCAATCGATTTGGTAGATTCCTTACTAGCAGCTAAAGAGCAATTGGGCAAATATTTGCTAGGAGTGCTGATTAATGATGTCCCAACTCGCAAAATGGAAGCCACTAGCAATATCATTAGACCTTTTTTAGAAGCCCAAGGGATACCTGTATTTGGCATTCTACCTCGCAGTGGTTTGCTCAGAAGCGTAAGCGTCAAGGAGCTAGTCAATCAATTACGGGCTGAGGTTCTATGTCGTCCAGATAAGTTAGATTTAATGGTAGAAAGTCTGACTATTGGGGCGATGAATGTCAGTTCTGCTTTAGAGTTTTTCCGCAAAGGCTTGAATATGGCGGTAGTGACGGGGGGCGATCGCACCGAAATTCAACTAGCTGCCCTCGAAACTTCCACTCAATGTCTCATTTTAACCGGTCACATTAGACCTCAACGTTATATCCTAAATCGGGCGGAAGATTTAGAAATTCCGGTTTTATCAGTAGATTTAGATACTTTAACCACTGTAGAAATCATCGATCGCGCTTTTGGTAACGTCCGAGTCCACGAACCTATTAAAGTTCACTACATTCACGAATTAATGGCAGAACACTTCGATCTCAAGCGGTTTACTAATTTATTGGGGTTTTAATAGGGAAGAAGGAAGAAGGAAGAAGGAAGAAGGGGGAAGAGGGGGAGGATAATCCAATCAATGCCCGATGCCCGATGCCCGATGCCCCATGCCCCAAATTCAAGAATTGCTAGGAAATGTGGCAATTA
The window above is part of the Merismopedia glauca CCAP 1448/3 genome. Proteins encoded here:
- a CDS encoding mechanosensitive ion channel family protein, yielding MLSQLLTFQLAQLTVPQNLVTLLTEAGLKILGAIAFFVVGRWLINFALGLMSRTLKGRQVDPTLIAYTRSTLRVLLTIVLVVAILGYLGIETASFAALLAGAGIAIGAAWSGLLANFAAGAFLIFLRPFKVGDFICAGGVTGTVEEIGLFVTQINTPDNIVTYVGNNKIFADNIQNFSHNAYRRVELVAQLSHDTDHKAAIKLLKERLQAIPNVITSPAPDVEILEFNLAGPVLAVRPYCNNKDYWQVYFDTNKLIRETFGEAGFSVPEQRYVFRNQMG
- the truB gene encoding tRNA pseudouridine(55) synthase TruB yields the protein MAGFLNLNKPFGFTSHDCVAKVRRLLRLKKIGHGGTLDPAAVGVLPIAIGKATRLLQYLPSDKAYQATIRFGVTTTTDDLQGEVITSQAVDSLSLESVKTVLQQFEGKISQIPPKYSAIQVKGQRLYDLARSGTEVEVPVREVEVYGIEVLDWRNGDFPEVDLAIACGSGTYIRAIARDLGTLLHTGGTLAALTRTQSCGFQLADSLTFEQLETQLSTGIFTPISPATALQHLQVITLPFPEAKRWCQGQKILAATILNESQLSKSSEVPLITKIEAEDGSFLGISQLTKLDAELILIPQMVFEPVS
- the psb34 gene encoding photosystem II assembly protein Psb34 produces the protein MYTTVNQEGQLNNYAKEPKAYYATYPSPEQQRNYLAQGAIATLFVGLLVVLSSVIS
- the argF gene encoding ornithine carbamoyltransferase, yielding MGTLQGRDLLSLADLSTAEIRELLHLAAEMKAGKVNYRCDRVLGLLFYKASTRTRVSFSVAMYQLGGQVIDLNVDSTQVSRGEPLADTARVLDRYLDVLAIRTFDHQDLQTFADYAAIPIINALTDLEHPCQILADLLTIQEAFGDVSGLTLTYLGDGNNVAHSLLLGCALMGMNINVATPKGYQPDAKIVAQAKAIAGDRTQVIITDDPKMAVKDAAVLYTDVWASMGQENLADARIPIFQPYQINDELLELANTEAIVLHCLPAHREEEITDSVMEGKQSRVWDQAENRMHAQKALLASLLGST
- the pgmB gene encoding beta-phosphoglucomutase, whose protein sequence is MEALGWTVVESKLDYKQAQEALFTIGNGYLGTRGALEEGYPSQHPVTLIHGVYDDVPVVYTELVNCPNWLSWKIKIDGETFRCDSEALLQADRGDILHYERRLDLRSGVLLREVTWRSPRGHTVELRFERFASISDRHVLAQRCQIKSVDFAATVEFEAQIDSEVDNQGLNHWEDLKQGDSNLNDQELGIWLEARTSKSEIQLAMAAKLVVADAEAEILAQHNPGCPSLTTQFFIHPGQTVNLEKLVTVFTSREVDDPKQSAWDKLQDLPSYMTLLAPQMATWRQIWENSDVLIEGDLKAQLAVRYNLFQLLIAAPRHDDTVSIPAKTLSGFGYRGHVFWDTEIFILPFFIYTQPELARNLLMYRYRTLPGARRKAQEGGYEGALFAWESAGTGDEVTPRWVPDKTGEMIRIWCRDIELHINTDVAYGVWKYWQVTGDDAWLQDYGAEIILDTAIFWASRVEWNRDRLCYEISDVIGPDENHEHVDNNAFTNGMVRWHLERALQLWSWLEQRDSAFAAQLARKINLTDTRLSKWVEIVQKIEVKQDQETCLIEQFDGFLNLEDVNLTDYEPRSESMQAILGISETNQRQILKQPDVLMLLYLLGDHYEDDGSACSRERTLATNWDYYHQRTDRSYGSSLAPAIHSILASQMQQPQAAYEDFMQAALVDLDNLRGNTAEGIHGACAGGVWQAIVFGFAGVRLTPNGFTTQPQLPPGWTRLKFRLQWQEQWYEFDLRPQNTQPSTMPEIQGVIFDLDGVLTDTADFHYLGWKQLADEMNIPFDSQINEGMRGLPRRESLLHILGDRQVPAVEFEEMMERKNGYYLKLIEGISPDNLLPGVRSLLEQLRSHQIKIGIGSSSKNARMVLEKLGIAEFIEAIADGYSVSRPKPAPDLFLHAANLLHLEPEKCLVVEDAGAGVEAALAANMWALGVGPHERLGHAHLVLPSLENTSWEDLQRRLNEVRSQFRFAI
- the ebsA gene encoding type IV pilus biogenesis protein EbsA; protein product: MQIENLKPAITEDVRLYAPFCPQAFRDSVLPQALTLYNGGFLEGERYIEGGQGIPFVATWQPSKLPLDLTRCRLQFDGNPELSYEVTMQNSELVKELIDVINNYQRTKHIDFPQSFYKKLLRVTEQTQV
- a CDS encoding phosphotransacetylase family protein yields the protein MTSAVRNLLIGSTEAYSGKSAAILGIAYQLQQTKLDIAYGKHLGTSLASNRTAGREEDLDFIAEELQLSGDRIHSPLLFLDEQTIHNRLQGQDPTDYPQKLRESVAKQSGELILWEGPGTIAEGKLFDLSLVQTAQVLDASVFLVARFHSIDLVDSLLAAKEQLGKYLLGVLINDVPTRKMEATSNIIRPFLEAQGIPVFGILPRSGLLRSVSVKELVNQLRAEVLCRPDKLDLMVESLTIGAMNVSSALEFFRKGLNMAVVTGGDRTEIQLAALETSTQCLILTGHIRPQRYILNRAEDLEIPVLSVDLDTLTTVEIIDRAFGNVRVHEPIKVHYIHELMAEHFDLKRFTNLLGF